Proteins encoded together in one Felis catus isolate Fca126 chromosome B3, F.catus_Fca126_mat1.0, whole genome shotgun sequence window:
- the IL16 gene encoding pro-interleukin-16 isoform X7, translating to MDYSLDIAAEEPWVRISDCIKNLFSPIMSDGHGHRPPQPGASLGEEDRVQGRPDGTPPEPGATGAAPKVCKSVDSGTVKKGPPVAPKPAWFRHSLKSLRTRAADPRRPPDPASPAQPAPASRERPPGPPTRAFSSIRQRISSFETFGSCQLPSRGAQRASLEASVGEAARPPGEREGGRLSGLSGRGAAPTSEQQQQPERGQVPRGPPTHPEPGDPGASGSPLPGRQSSRKAPLPDPDPLLRLLSTHAEEPRGPVVKVPGQRARSFPLSRTQSREVKPPGEETSQLYSISSRVSSAVMKSLLCLPSSVSWGQAALTPKDGGCPASSASDAPAASSAAEPPASDMGFSLNLSELREYTEGLGEPTEADSRDHCSPQSGQSVISLLSAEELKKLIEEVKVLDEATLKQLDSIHVTVLHKEEGAGLGFSLAGGADLENKVITVHRVFPNGLASQEGTIQKGNEVLSINGKSLKGATHNDALAILRQARDPRQAVIVTRKPALEAAPDLNSSTDSTNSASVASDVSGDSTEATVHTVTLEKTSAGLGFSLEGGKGSLLGDKPLTVNRIFKGAASEQSETIQPGDEILHLAGTAVQGLTRFEAWNVIKTLPDGPITIVIRRRSVQSSGTTAAGDP from the exons ATGGACTATAGCCTCGACATCGCGGCCGAAGAGCCCTGGGTGAGAATTTCCGACTGCATCAAGAACCTGTTCAGCCCCATCATGAGTGACGGCCACGGCCACAGGCCGCCGCAGCCCGGTGCCAGTCTGGGCGAAGAAGACAGGGTGCAGGGCCGCCCGGACGGGACCCCGCCGGAGCCGGGCGCCACCGGGGCTGCCCCCAAGGTCTGCAAGTCGGTGGACAGCGGCACCGTGAAGAAGGGTCCTCCCGTGGCCCCCAAGCCGGCCTGGTTCCGCCACAGCTTGAAAAGTCTGAGGACGCGTGCTGCAGACCCGAGGCGGCCGCCCGACCCGGCCTCCCCCGCCCAGCCGGCACCTGCTTCCAGGGAGCGCCCCCCGGGGCCGCCCACGCGGGCCTTCTCCTCCATCAGGCAGAGAATCAGCTCTTTTGAGACCTTCGGCTCCTGTCAGCTGCCCAGCAGAGGAGCCCAGAGGGCGAGCCTCGAGGCCTCCGTCGGGGAGGCAGCACGGCCCCCGGGGGAGCGAGAGGGAGGTCGGCTTTCTGGCCTCTCGGGGCGAGGGGCCGCCCCCACCTccgagcagcagcagcagccagagcGAGGGCAGGTGCCACGgggcccccccacccaccccgagCCCGGGGACCCGGGCGCGTCGGGGTCCCCTCTCCCGGGACGGCAGTCCAGCCGGAAAGCCCCCCTCCCTGACCCCGACCCTCTCCTGAGGCTGCTGTCGACACACGCGGAGGAACCTCGAGGCCCGGTGGTCAAGGTGCCCGGCCAGCGGGCACGAAGCTTCCCGCTGTCCAGGACCCAGTCCCGCGAGGTGAAGCCGCCGGGCGAGGAGACCAGTCAGCTCTACTCCATCAGTAGCCGGGTGTCGTCGGCTGTCATGAAGTCCTTGCTGTGCCTCCCGTCCTCTGTCTCCTGGGGCCAGGCTGCCCTCACCCCCAAGGACGGGGGCTGTCCCGCGTCGTCGGCCAGCGACGCCCCGGCCGCGAGCAGTGCTGCAGAACCGCCTGCCTCGGACATGGGGTTCTCCCTCAA CCTTTCAGAGCTGAGAGAGTACACGGAGGGGCTCGGGGAGCCCACGGAAGCCGACAGCCGGGACCACTGCTCCCCTCAGTCTGGCCAATCGGTTATCTCCCTGCTGAGCGCCGAGGAATTAAAGAAGCTCATCGAGGAAGTGAAGGTTCTGGATGAAGCGACCTTAAAG CAATTGGACAGCATCCACGTCACCGTGTTGCACAAAGAGGAAGGGGCCGGCCTTGGGTTCAGCCTGGCGGGAGGAGCGGATCTAGAAAACAAGGTGATCACG GTGCACAGAGTGTTCCCCAACGGGCTGGCCTCCCAGGAAGGAACTATTCAGAAGGGCAACGAGGTTCTCTCCATCAACGGCAAGTCCCTCAAAGGGGCCACGCACAACGACGCCCTGGCCATCCTCCGCCAAGCTCGGGACCCCAGGCAAGCTGTGATTGTGACACGGAAGCCGGCTCTGGAGGCCGCGCCCGACCTGAACTCATCCACAGATTCTACAAACTCGGCTTCTGTGGCCAGCGACGTTTCTGGGGATTCCA CGGAGGCCACGGTGCACACGGTGACGCTGGAGAAGACGTCCGCGGGGCTGGGCTTCAGCCTGGAAGGCGGCAAGGGCTCCCTGCTCGGGGACAAGCCTCTCACCGTGAACAGGATTTTCAAAG ggGCAGCCTCGGAACAGAGCGAGACGATCCAGCCGGGAGATGAAATCTTACACTTGGCCGGCACTGCCGTGCAGGGGCTCACGCGGTTTGAAGCCTGGAACGTTATCAAGACGTTGCCTGACGGCCCCATCACGATCGTCATCAGGAGGAGAAGCGTCCAGTCCTCGGGGACCACAGCGGCTGGGGACCCCTAG